The Macrobrachium nipponense isolate FS-2020 chromosome 19, ASM1510439v2, whole genome shotgun sequence genome contains a region encoding:
- the LOC135213043 gene encoding uncharacterized protein LOC135213043 has translation MSGIVRFLVAVLWVTAANAQDYQVADINCDFEEESNWTDEGPDTLSARLKKPPGFKGHPLFADDRRADPLRDETCQIRQDIRDPSGLVYNLLVTDLDKCGTIKKNGYVHLRIWFPQLEGVVLATDQEVIIMCKPASPTIIENRAAGFAGALPSSARVSGVVEESPGRLQYEVALFRAVNARSGQSHSPVNQAVPIGSRLQLRARINTDATWKYAKLMEVTVSGDPANPYSPGHVSLVKDGCRLSEFESIVPQQPQRTEDQPGEVRLDFEAFMLDAKMAGSSQLWIHATIKACIEPFDCRPELCLDLRHPSGHGRRKRRKAVLYADGLIEMVDDGSSFLSTLLAGRETSALQSAPNGTDALVEKIEDDAPDIIGVPAENSSSVAAPLWERPQKNNNGSSAKIGNNVPVTVIMPEEFFTNAEAVYQSCGTFVIISTFLGATLLLASGFLCFLTSRLHKTVARAQTSSLDTVVKEHHNKYGVKDVLSPPFLSRINAS, from the exons ATGAGTGGCATCGTTCGATTCCTCGTTGCTGTCTTGTGG GTCACTGCAGCGAATGCTCAGGATTATCAAG TGGCAGACATCAATTGCGACTTCGAAGAGGAATCCAACTGGACTGACGAAGGGCCTGACACCTTGTCAGCTCGCCTCAAGAAGCCCCCGGGGTTCAAGGGCCACCCGCTCTTTGCCGATGACAGGAGAGCCGATCCGCTGAG GGACGAGACGTGTCAGATAAGACAAGACATCCGTGACCCCTCGGGACTCGTGTACAACCTTCTCGTGACTGATCTGGACAAGTGTGGTACGATCAAGAAAAAC GGATACGTTCACCTCCGAATATGGTTCCCCCAGTTGGAAGGCGTCGTGCTGGCCACAGATCAGGAGGTGATCATCATGTGCAAACCGGCATCGCCAACTATCATTGAGAACAGGGCTGCAGGCTTCGCAGGAGCGCT ACCGTCGTCAGCGCGCGTCTCCGGAGTCGTCGAGGAATCCCCAGGGAGGCTCCAATATGAGGTGGCCCTCTTCAGGGCAGTCAATGCCCGGTCCGGGCAGAGCCACTCGCCCGTCAATCAAGCAGTGCCCATAGGCTCCAGATTGCAGCTCAGAGCCAGGATCAACACGGACGCCA CGTGGAAATACGCGAAGCTCATGGAAGTGACCGTTTCTGGAGACCCTGCGAACCCGTATTCACCCGGGCACGTTTCCCTCGTCAAAGACGG ATGCCGCCTCTCGGAGTTCGAATCCATCGTGCCCCAGCAACCCCAGCGGACGGAAGACCAACCTGGCGAAGTGAGACTAGACTTCGAAGCCTTCATGCTCGATGCCAAGATGGCGGGTTCTTCCCAGCTGTGGATCCACGCCACAATCAAGGCCTGCATCGAGCCGTTTGATTGCCGCCCG GAGCTGTGTCTAGACTTACGCCATCCCTCCGGCCATGGACGGAGAAAGCGCAGAAAGGCAGTGCTGTACGCAGACGGTCTGATTGAGATGGTAGACGATGGATCCTCTTTCCTCTCCACACTTTTGGCTGGGAGAGAAACATCCGCTCTTCAATCGGCACCGAATGGAACAGATGCCCTTGTGGAAAAG ATAGAAGACGATGCACCTGACATCATTGGAGTTCCTGCCGAGAATAGTAGTAGTGTAGCAGCTCCCTTGTGGGAGAGACCACAGAAAAATAACAACGGATCTTCTGCCAAAATTGGGAATAATGTGCCAGTCACAGTCATTATGCCAGAAG AATTTTTCACAAATGCTGAGGCAGTCTATCAGTCGTGTGGAACATTCGTCATCATTTCGACCTTCCTCGGAGCCACTTTACTTCTGGCCTCGGGATTTCTTTGCTTTCTGACATCCCGATTGCACAAGACGGTGGCCAGAGCCCAGACTTCGAGTCTCGACACCGTGGTGAAGGAACACCACAATAAATATGGAGTGAAGGACGTCCTTAGCCCTCCGTTCCTAAGTAG GATTAACGCCAGCTAG